The following proteins come from a genomic window of Methanomassiliicoccales archaeon:
- a CDS encoding pyridoxal phosphate-dependent aminotransferase produces MKSDFSQRSQLIVQSEIRNMTLECIRVGGINLAQGVCDTDTPSEVIEGAYQAALDGINAYTRYDGLPILRQAISKKFKEFNRLDVDPEGEVVCSAGATGAFYCTCMALLDPGDEVIVLEPYYGYHVNTLLAMEAVPVFVSTYPPDWELDLEAIKDHIGPRTKAIVVNTPSNPSGKVFRRDELKALADLAVDHDLFIFSDEIYEYFVYDDRQHVSPLSFADSRDRVVVISGYSKTFSITGWRIGYAVCDRKWARMIGYMNDLVYVCAPAPLQVGVAKGIDRLSSEFYRRLCQQYQAKRETMVRGLRDGGLYPHVPQGSYYVLADVSSVPGRDSKEKALQILKECGVASVPGSAFYHEGGEDLVRFCFAKKDDVLKAACDRLSRLKW; encoded by the coding sequence ATGAAAAGTGACTTCAGCCAACGTTCGCAGCTCATCGTGCAGTCCGAGATAAGGAACATGACCTTGGAATGCATCCGGGTAGGAGGAATAAACCTGGCCCAGGGGGTCTGCGACACCGATACCCCGTCAGAGGTCATCGAGGGGGCGTACCAGGCGGCGCTGGACGGCATCAACGCCTACACCCGGTACGACGGGCTGCCGATATTGAGGCAGGCCATCTCGAAGAAGTTCAAGGAGTTCAACCGCCTGGACGTTGACCCGGAAGGCGAGGTGGTATGCTCAGCCGGAGCTACTGGCGCTTTCTACTGCACCTGCATGGCCTTGCTGGACCCCGGGGACGAGGTCATCGTGCTCGAGCCGTACTACGGCTATCATGTGAACACGCTGTTGGCCATGGAAGCGGTGCCGGTGTTCGTCAGCACGTATCCGCCGGATTGGGAGCTGGACCTGGAAGCGATCAAGGACCATATCGGACCCCGGACCAAGGCCATCGTGGTAAACACGCCCTCCAACCCCTCGGGCAAGGTGTTCAGGCGCGACGAGCTGAAGGCGCTCGCGGACCTGGCCGTGGACCATGACCTCTTTATCTTTTCCGACGAGATCTACGAGTACTTCGTGTACGACGACCGCCAGCACGTCTCGCCCCTTTCCTTCGCCGACAGCCGGGACCGCGTGGTGGTCATCTCCGGCTATTCGAAGACGTTCAGCATCACCGGGTGGCGCATCGGTTACGCCGTCTGCGACCGAAAATGGGCCCGCATGATCGGTTACATGAACGACCTGGTGTACGTGTGCGCCCCGGCACCGTTGCAGGTGGGCGTGGCCAAGGGCATCGACCGGCTATCGAGCGAGTTCTACCGGCGGCTCTGTCAACAGTACCAGGCCAAGCGAGAGACGATGGTGCGCGGCCTGCGCGACGGCGGACTGTACCCACACGTGCCCCAGGGCTCCTATTACGTACTGGCGGACGTCAGCTCCGTTCCGGGACGGGATTCCAAGGAAAAGGCCTTGCAAATCCTGAAGGAATGCGGGGTGGCCAGCGTTCCCGGTTCCGCCTTCTATCACGAGGGCGGGGAGGACCTGGTCAGGTTCTGCTTCGCCAAGAAGGATGACGTCCTGAAGGCCGCCTGCGACCGGTTGTCACGTCTGAAATGGTGA